A single genomic interval of Halomonas sp. GT harbors:
- a CDS encoding TetR family transcriptional regulator — translation MSRRKAEAERTRETILDAAEIQFLAQGVSRTTLAHIATAAGVTRGAIYWHFEDKAAVFDALLERVRVPLDEIVDDAVVRLSDSPTQCLQEIAHSALSAICYNLPLQRAATIVLHRCEKLEDDHPRISMITQLSEHSKARVEQLFEQAKLSGQLRQGLSPASARLQFHSFLIGICFDWLQDPQQFSLADEYKSMIETLMRGLLVESAL, via the coding sequence ATGTCACGCCGCAAAGCTGAGGCTGAACGTACCCGCGAGACCATTCTTGACGCTGCAGAAATCCAGTTTCTCGCTCAAGGCGTGTCGCGCACCACATTGGCCCATATTGCGACAGCGGCTGGCGTGACACGCGGTGCGATTTACTGGCATTTTGAGGATAAAGCGGCAGTATTCGATGCCCTACTAGAGCGTGTTCGCGTGCCGCTTGATGAAATTGTCGATGATGCAGTGGTTCGTTTAAGCGACTCCCCCACCCAGTGCTTGCAAGAAATTGCCCACAGCGCGCTCAGCGCTATTTGCTATAACCTGCCCTTGCAACGCGCCGCGACCATCGTGCTACACCGCTGCGAAAAGCTAGAAGACGACCATCCTCGTATCAGTATGATTACTCAGCTGTCAGAGCACTCAAAAGCACGGGTCGAGCAGCTATTCGAGCAGGCTAAGCTAAGCGGCCAATTACGCCAGGGCCTTAGCCCTGCGAGTGCTCGGCTTCAGTTTCATAGCTTTTTAATCGGCATTTGTTTTGACTGGCTTCAAGACCCGCAGCAATTTTCATTAGCAGACGAGTACAAGAGCATGATCGAAACATTAATGCGAGGATTGCTAGTGGAGAGCGCACTCTAA
- the codA gene encoding cytosine deaminase encodes MHMQIINARLRQRPELYRLEVENGTFTAITAQDAPQTAGDGQIDAGGKLLCAPFIEPHIHLDAALTAGEPSWNQSGTLFEGIERWGERKPMLTEADIRERALNTLNLLIGNGVQFVRTHADTSDPSLIGIKTLCALRDELKDKIDIQVVAFPQDGLLSYPGGDRLMEEALEIGADVVGGIPHFEYTRELGVASMKRVIELAIKYDRLVDVHCDEIDDPNSRFLEVLACEALFNDLGNRVTASHTTAMHSYDNAYCSKLFLLLKRSGINVVSCPTESIHLQGRFDTYPKRRGVTRVKELNAAGINVCFAEDSIFDPWYSLGNGKLLRTLDFGLHICHMMGYQDFSQALSLITDNSARTLNIEARYGIEVGKPASFNLLEGEDDYSVLRTQGEVLLSVRHGEIIMQREPAKITTPPWLGI; translated from the coding sequence ATGCACATGCAGATCATTAATGCCCGTCTACGCCAGCGCCCTGAGCTTTACCGGCTTGAGGTTGAGAACGGTACGTTCACAGCGATCACCGCTCAAGACGCGCCACAAACGGCAGGGGATGGGCAAATTGATGCAGGCGGCAAGCTGCTTTGCGCACCGTTCATTGAACCGCATATCCACTTGGACGCCGCGTTAACGGCGGGCGAGCCAAGCTGGAATCAAAGCGGCACGCTGTTTGAAGGCATCGAGCGTTGGGGTGAGCGTAAGCCCATGCTCACCGAAGCGGATATTCGCGAACGCGCGCTTAACACCCTGAACCTGTTGATAGGCAACGGCGTTCAGTTTGTGCGTACACACGCTGACACCAGCGACCCCAGCCTAATCGGCATTAAAACCCTATGCGCCTTGCGCGATGAACTGAAAGATAAAATCGATATACAAGTGGTCGCTTTTCCGCAGGATGGTCTTCTCTCCTACCCCGGCGGCGACCGCCTGATGGAAGAGGCGCTGGAGATCGGCGCGGACGTTGTCGGCGGCATTCCCCACTTTGAATACACCCGAGAGCTAGGTGTCGCTTCCATGAAGCGAGTGATAGAGCTGGCGATCAAGTATGACCGCTTGGTGGATGTGCACTGCGATGAGATAGATGACCCTAACTCGCGCTTTCTTGAAGTGCTGGCCTGCGAAGCATTGTTTAACGACTTAGGTAACCGCGTGACCGCTAGCCACACTACGGCAATGCACTCCTACGATAACGCTTACTGCTCCAAGTTGTTTCTGCTGCTCAAGCGATCGGGCATCAACGTTGTCTCCTGCCCCACTGAAAGCATTCACCTGCAGGGGCGCTTTGATACTTACCCAAAACGTCGCGGTGTTACCCGAGTGAAGGAGTTAAACGCAGCGGGCATTAATGTCTGCTTTGCCGAGGACTCCATCTTCGACCCCTGGTATTCCTTAGGTAATGGCAAGCTACTACGAACGCTCGATTTTGGCCTGCATATCTGCCATATGATGGGCTATCAGGATTTCAGCCAGGCGCTGTCGCTTATCACTGACAACAGCGCTCGCACACTCAATATTGAAGCGCGTTACGGTATCGAGGTCGGCAAACCCGCTAGTTTCAACCTGCTAGAAGGTGAAGATGACTACAGCGTGCTGCGCACCCAGGGCGAGGTGCTACTTTCTGTTCGCCACGGCGAGATCATCATGCAGCGCGAACCCGCTAAGATCACCACGCCCCCGTGGCTTGGTATTTAG
- a CDS encoding 6,7-dimethyl-8-ribityllumazine synthase, with amino-acid sequence MNQTFPLTLSTHTTAQRIAFIQGHWHQDIVEKAYEAFITEVQRCGLNAEQVDTFTVSGAYEIPLQAKVLAESGRYGAIVGAGFVVDGGIYRHDFVANAVIDGLMRVQLDTQVPIISVVLTPHHFHEHSTHHDFYTQHFVTKGKEAAQACLNTMENLHRARKLSNA; translated from the coding sequence ATGAATCAGACATTCCCGCTAACGCTTTCAACCCACACCACGGCTCAGCGTATCGCGTTTATTCAAGGCCACTGGCATCAAGATATTGTCGAGAAGGCCTATGAAGCATTTATCACTGAAGTACAACGCTGCGGTCTTAACGCCGAACAAGTGGACACCTTCACCGTATCAGGTGCTTACGAAATCCCTCTCCAGGCAAAGGTACTCGCCGAAAGTGGCCGCTACGGCGCCATTGTCGGGGCAGGCTTTGTGGTAGACGGCGGCATTTATCGCCACGACTTTGTCGCCAATGCGGTCATTGATGGCTTAATGCGCGTGCAGTTAGATACGCAAGTACCGATTATCTCGGTCGTCTTAACACCACACCACTTCCATGAGCACAGCACTCACCACGACTTCTACACCCAGCACTTTGTAACCAAAGGGAAAGAGGCCGCCCAAGCGTGTCTGAATACGATGGAAAATCTGCACCGAGCGCGCAAACTAAGCAACGCTTAA
- a CDS encoding efflux RND transporter permease subunit — MVDYFLRHRAASYLMTVVLLVGGALAFTGMGQLEFPEFTIRNALVTTQYPGATPEEVEQEVTSTLEEAIQEMPSIKRISSVSSDGFSQITVELQSTVQNDELQQLWDSLRRKVGDAQAALPPGASQSRVNDDFGDVFGLMINLTGDGYAMPDLKGHAEFLKRELALVDGVEKVSLAGVREERIFIEVDRERLRALNIPLSSLQQLLDTQNAVVDSGHLKQAGQRFRVTPSGSSANIDDLRALIVSEGNGELVRLSDIAEVSRGLTEQPQQLYRDMGRPAISLGISFESGVNVVEVGERLEQRLDELEARTPLGMELNVVYDQPSVVDDAVSGFLISLIQAVAIVIVVLMLFMGWRSGLLMGFILLITIIGTFMLMRIHGLQLEKISLGALIIALGMLVDNAIVVTEGMLVGLKRGQSIRESAHQVVKQNAWPLLAATLIAVAAFAPIGLSPDTTGEFIGSLFYVLLYSLLLSWLTALTLTPFYFKLLFRNVAPSSGDEDPYNGVVYRVFSRVIVAGIRLRWLTLGLVIAILAGAVVGFGSVKNAFFPASNTPIFFVDYRTPEGTDILETQRRVAELEEVVMDMEGVRHLTTVVGGGAQRFTLTYAPEDRFASYSQLIVETDNKATQQARMADIEAVLQRDHSDIDYKIAPLEVGPAPKAKIEARLYGSDPAVLRQLGDQVAALFSDTSNMASVRTNWRNRVQAVVPIFAEDTARRLGVTRENLAATLALSTSGSQVGIYRDGSDLIPIVARAIPEQRNDIDNIGSLNVWSAEQGRYITADQVMRDVTTQVADPLIMRRDRERMLAVYGEPDPLSGVTAASVLAQVRSQVEALELPPGYRLEWGGEFETAGEAQSGLFASLPLGLVMMFIITVVLFNNFRQPLAIWFLVPLTIVGVVAALLLTGMPFSFMALLGTLSLIGMVIKNAIVLVEEINVQLPLHKDRYHAVVRAAISRVRPVSMAALTTMLGLIPLISDAFFASMAVALIGGLGVATLLTLIVLPVIYCVLYQIKIHKD; from the coding sequence ATGGTTGATTACTTCTTACGCCACCGAGCCGCGAGTTACTTAATGACCGTGGTGTTGCTAGTGGGTGGGGCGCTTGCTTTCACCGGCATGGGGCAGCTTGAGTTTCCTGAATTCACCATTCGTAATGCACTGGTCACCACCCAGTATCCTGGTGCTACGCCAGAAGAGGTAGAGCAGGAAGTCACTTCGACGCTAGAAGAAGCCATTCAAGAAATGCCTTCGATTAAACGCATCAGCTCAGTGAGTTCTGATGGGTTTTCTCAAATCACCGTCGAGCTGCAAAGCACGGTGCAAAACGATGAGCTTCAGCAGCTATGGGATTCACTACGCCGTAAAGTGGGCGATGCTCAGGCCGCCTTGCCGCCCGGTGCTAGTCAGTCACGGGTTAACGATGATTTTGGCGATGTGTTCGGCTTGATGATTAACCTGACTGGTGACGGCTACGCCATGCCGGACTTAAAAGGCCATGCCGAGTTTCTTAAGCGTGAGCTTGCTTTGGTCGATGGTGTTGAAAAGGTGTCGCTGGCTGGGGTAAGAGAGGAGCGCATTTTCATTGAAGTTGACCGAGAGCGGCTACGTGCGCTGAACATCCCGCTAAGTTCACTTCAGCAATTGCTTGATACTCAAAATGCGGTAGTGGATTCGGGTCACTTAAAGCAGGCAGGCCAGCGCTTCCGAGTAACGCCTTCGGGTAGTTCCGCCAATATTGATGATTTACGCGCGTTAATCGTTAGTGAAGGTAACGGCGAGCTGGTAAGGCTGAGCGATATCGCGGAGGTTTCCCGTGGCTTAACAGAGCAACCACAGCAGCTTTACCGCGATATGGGGCGGCCAGCTATTTCCCTGGGCATCTCATTTGAAAGCGGCGTTAACGTGGTCGAAGTAGGAGAGCGCCTTGAGCAGCGGCTAGACGAACTAGAAGCACGCACACCGTTGGGGATGGAACTCAACGTGGTCTATGACCAGCCGAGTGTGGTGGACGATGCTGTATCTGGTTTCCTAATCAGCCTGATTCAGGCGGTTGCCATTGTGATAGTGGTGCTAATGCTGTTTATGGGCTGGCGCAGCGGCCTGCTGATGGGCTTTATTCTGCTGATTACCATTATTGGCACCTTTATGCTGATGCGCATCCACGGCTTGCAGTTGGAAAAGATCTCGCTGGGGGCACTGATAATAGCGTTGGGCATGTTGGTCGATAACGCCATTGTGGTCACTGAAGGCATGCTGGTTGGCCTAAAGCGTGGCCAAAGTATTCGTGAGTCGGCGCATCAGGTGGTTAAACAAAATGCCTGGCCGCTGCTGGCAGCAACGTTGATTGCGGTTGCCGCCTTTGCTCCAATTGGGTTGTCGCCGGATACCACCGGTGAATTTATCGGCTCGCTGTTCTATGTATTGCTGTATTCATTGCTGCTAAGTTGGCTGACAGCGCTGACGCTCACGCCTTTCTATTTCAAACTGCTGTTTCGCAATGTAGCCCCCAGTAGCGGAGACGAAGACCCGTATAACGGCGTGGTGTACCGCGTATTTAGCCGCGTGATTGTGGCGGGTATCCGGCTGCGTTGGCTAACACTTGGTCTGGTGATAGCCATTCTGGCAGGCGCAGTTGTTGGCTTTGGCTCGGTCAAAAATGCCTTTTTCCCGGCCTCCAATACGCCCATCTTCTTTGTCGATTACCGCACGCCAGAAGGCACCGATATTCTGGAAACCCAGCGGCGGGTGGCTGAGTTGGAAGAGGTGGTCATGGACATGGAAGGCGTCCGCCACCTCACCACCGTTGTTGGTGGTGGTGCTCAGCGCTTTACCCTGACCTATGCGCCGGAAGATCGCTTTGCCAGCTATTCACAGCTAATTGTCGAAACCGATAACAAAGCGACGCAGCAAGCGCGCATGGCAGATATCGAAGCAGTACTACAACGCGATCATAGCGATATCGACTATAAAATTGCCCCGTTGGAAGTCGGCCCTGCCCCGAAAGCTAAGATCGAAGCAAGGCTTTACGGCAGCGACCCCGCCGTATTACGCCAGCTAGGTGATCAGGTTGCGGCGCTGTTTAGTGATACGTCCAATATGGCCAGTGTACGTACCAACTGGCGTAACCGTGTTCAGGCCGTAGTGCCTATTTTTGCAGAAGACACGGCACGACGCCTGGGCGTCACACGTGAGAATCTGGCGGCCACACTGGCGCTGAGTACCAGTGGTAGCCAGGTGGGCATCTACCGTGACGGCAGCGACCTGATCCCGATCGTTGCCAGAGCGATACCTGAGCAGCGCAACGATATCGACAACATAGGGTCGCTAAACGTATGGAGCGCCGAACAGGGGCGTTACATCACTGCGGATCAAGTGATGCGCGATGTGACGACCCAGGTAGCCGATCCACTAATCATGCGCCGCGACCGAGAGCGCATGCTGGCGGTGTATGGTGAACCAGACCCGCTCAGTGGTGTGACGGCGGCTAGCGTATTGGCTCAAGTTCGATCCCAAGTAGAAGCGCTTGAATTGCCACCCGGTTATCGGCTTGAGTGGGGCGGTGAATTTGAGACCGCCGGTGAAGCCCAGAGCGGCTTATTTGCGTCGCTGCCACTTGGGTTGGTGATGATGTTCATTATCACGGTGGTGCTGTTTAATAACTTCCGTCAGCCGTTGGCGATCTGGTTTTTGGTGCCGCTGACTATTGTCGGGGTAGTCGCTGCGCTTCTGTTAACGGGGATGCCCTTCTCGTTCATGGCGTTGCTGGGCACGCTGAGTTTGATCGGGATGGTGATCAAGAATGCCATTGTTCTGGTAGAAGAGATCAATGTGCAACTGCCGTTACACAAAGACCGCTATCACGCAGTGGTGCGCGCCGCCATTAGCCGTGTGCGACCCGTTTCAATGGCTGCGCTAACCACCATGCTGGGGCTTATCCCGCTGATTAGTGATGCATTCTTCGCCAGCATGGCGGTCGCGTTGATTGGTGGTCTCGGTGTCGCCACGCTGCTCACCCTGATCGTACTGCCGGTGATTTATTGCGTGCTTTACCAGATCAAGATTCATAAGGACTAA
- a CDS encoding NAD(P)-dependent oxidoreductase has translation MTVNHSLDHLPSAQEVGTYDPPTLASNFSDLHPPLTHRQAMIESQRCLYCFDAPCVEACPSDIDIPSFIRQISENNINGAAETILEANILGGSCARVCPTEILCERSCVRNHDAECQPVLIGLLQRHATDHMQFESHPFKRAANSGRHIAVVGAGPAGLSCAHRLAMLGHQVTIFEAEQKPGGLNEYGIARYKMTDDFARKEVEFLLEIGGIELRYGQRLGDNLSLATLHQQFDSVFLGLGLGASRALGLTGDDSPGLIPAVDYIKTLRQTKDLGSLPVAKRCIVIGAGNTAIDMATQMARLGATEVTLVYRRGTEAMSATDHEQEIAKANGVRMVTWAQPDEILLDDQGRVAGMRFAKTHDQAGQLTPTGETFDLAADAIFKAIGQGFDSASLTDEAARELARDGERIQVDAFFRTSMPNVYAGGDCVNSGQDLTVQAVQHGKLAAHAIHQALAAKQEAA, from the coding sequence ATGACCGTGAATCACTCACTTGATCACCTGCCCAGCGCACAAGAGGTCGGCACCTACGACCCACCAACGCTGGCAAGCAACTTTAGCGACCTTCATCCGCCGTTAACCCACCGCCAAGCAATGATTGAAAGCCAGCGCTGCTTGTACTGTTTCGACGCCCCCTGCGTTGAGGCGTGTCCATCGGATATTGATATCCCAAGCTTTATTCGCCAAATCAGCGAAAACAACATTAATGGCGCAGCAGAAACCATTCTGGAAGCCAACATTCTTGGCGGCAGTTGCGCCCGAGTGTGCCCCACTGAAATCCTCTGCGAGCGTAGCTGTGTACGCAACCATGATGCAGAGTGCCAGCCCGTATTAATTGGCCTGTTGCAGCGCCACGCCACTGACCATATGCAGTTCGAAAGCCACCCGTTTAAGCGGGCGGCTAACAGCGGCCGACATATCGCCGTGGTAGGCGCGGGCCCCGCTGGCCTTTCTTGTGCTCACCGCTTGGCAATGCTGGGCCATCAGGTGACCATTTTCGAGGCCGAACAAAAACCAGGCGGACTGAATGAGTACGGTATCGCCCGCTATAAGATGACCGACGATTTCGCACGCAAAGAAGTGGAGTTTTTACTCGAAATCGGCGGCATTGAGCTTCGGTACGGCCAGCGCCTTGGTGATAATTTGTCGCTTGCGACGCTGCATCAGCAGTTTGATAGCGTTTTCCTCGGCTTAGGTCTTGGTGCCAGCCGTGCCTTAGGGCTCACTGGGGATGATTCTCCCGGCTTAATACCAGCCGTTGACTACATTAAAACCCTGCGCCAAACCAAAGACCTTGGCAGCTTACCTGTCGCCAAGCGCTGCATTGTGATCGGTGCAGGTAATACCGCCATTGATATGGCGACTCAAATGGCTCGCCTAGGCGCGACAGAGGTAACGCTAGTCTACCGCCGTGGCACAGAGGCGATGTCCGCTACCGATCATGAGCAAGAAATTGCCAAAGCGAACGGCGTACGCATGGTGACGTGGGCCCAGCCAGACGAAATTTTATTGGATGACCAAGGGCGCGTGGCGGGTATGCGTTTTGCCAAGACCCACGACCAAGCTGGTCAGTTAACACCCACTGGTGAAACATTCGACCTTGCCGCCGATGCCATCTTCAAGGCGATTGGCCAAGGCTTTGATAGCGCTAGCCTGACGGATGAAGCCGCCAGAGAGCTTGCCCGCGACGGCGAACGTATCCAAGTTGATGCATTCTTCCGCACCTCAATGCCCAATGTTTACGCGGGTGGCGACTGCGTCAACTCCGGCCAAGATCTCACCGTTCAAGCCGTTCAACACGGCAAACTGGCTGCCCATGCCATTCACCAAGCGCTTGCCGCCAAGCAGGAGGCCGCATGA
- a CDS encoding GNAT family N-acetyltransferase, giving the protein MTKIRAATIHDLDALTELLDGYRQFYSQPSDIGAARDFLRQRFGQADSRILVSETSDGNLTGFVQLYPGVSTVGLNARWTLNDLFVLPECRDKGTGRALMEAATQLAREHGVARLILMTQVENERAQQLYESLGWQRNTAFYGYLLDIK; this is encoded by the coding sequence ATGACCAAGATTCGCGCAGCGACCATTCATGATCTTGATGCTTTAACCGAGCTATTAGACGGCTATCGGCAGTTCTATAGTCAGCCGAGTGATATCGGTGCTGCGCGTGATTTCTTGCGTCAGCGCTTTGGGCAGGCGGACTCTCGTATCTTAGTTAGTGAAACCAGTGACGGTAACCTCACTGGTTTCGTGCAACTTTATCCTGGAGTTTCCACGGTGGGCTTGAATGCCCGTTGGACGCTAAATGATCTTTTTGTGTTGCCGGAGTGTCGCGATAAGGGGACGGGTAGGGCGTTGATGGAAGCCGCCACCCAGCTGGCTCGTGAGCATGGTGTCGCGCGCTTGATACTCATGACTCAGGTAGAGAACGAGCGTGCCCAACAGCTATATGAATCATTAGGCTGGCAGCGCAACACGGCGTTTTACGGTTATTTGCTGGATATCAAATAA
- a CDS encoding efflux RND transporter periplasmic adaptor subunit yields the protein MRNTVIRLLPALLVLLLATGDAYAERQNEPPLRPVKLMTLETSGAALQRQFPARVEATTRSNLSFRMAGELLEINVSPGQRVTEGTLIARIDDRNMRSELDSARSRLELARATHERMRYTLERGAISQARFDESEAELRAARATFEQAEEQLGNTQLRAPYDGVIAQVPVDNRQIIQVQETVAVIQQPGQLDVVFHLPQQIVQQIPRNDEVTPFETAMAFEVRFGNSEKPYLAQLASYTTQASAQSLAYEVTLRLPQPDDITLLDGMSATVRLDLGQLLPASERLVWHLPPDAIGYLGENSEQAVVWRFQAPDRLEAIPVEVGRLTSKGLEVSGELAANDRVVAAGAHRVSADMRVTPWEKEQGL from the coding sequence GTGCGTAACACTGTGATTCGATTGCTTCCAGCGCTGCTGGTCCTGCTGCTGGCAACAGGTGACGCTTATGCCGAACGCCAGAATGAGCCCCCTCTTCGGCCGGTGAAGCTGATGACATTAGAAACGTCTGGTGCCGCGCTGCAACGACAATTTCCTGCGCGCGTTGAGGCCACCACACGAAGCAATCTATCGTTTCGCATGGCGGGTGAGCTTTTAGAGATTAACGTGAGCCCAGGCCAGCGGGTAACGGAAGGCACCCTAATCGCGCGTATAGATGATCGTAATATGCGGAGTGAATTGGATAGCGCCCGTTCGCGGTTAGAGCTGGCACGGGCAACTCACGAACGAATGCGCTACACCCTGGAGCGCGGTGCGATCAGCCAGGCGCGGTTTGATGAGTCGGAGGCCGAGTTGCGTGCCGCTCGGGCGACCTTTGAACAGGCCGAAGAGCAGCTGGGAAATACCCAGCTGCGCGCCCCTTACGATGGCGTGATTGCCCAGGTGCCGGTAGACAACCGTCAGATTATTCAGGTGCAGGAGACCGTGGCGGTGATTCAGCAGCCAGGGCAGCTTGATGTGGTCTTTCATTTACCGCAGCAAATCGTTCAGCAAATACCGCGCAATGATGAGGTGACACCATTTGAAACGGCGATGGCCTTTGAAGTCCGGTTTGGCAATAGCGAAAAACCTTACCTTGCCCAACTAGCGTCTTATACCACTCAGGCCAGCGCCCAAAGCCTTGCCTATGAGGTAACACTTCGGTTGCCGCAGCCCGACGATATCACGCTGCTCGATGGTATGAGTGCCACCGTGCGGCTTGATTTAGGCCAACTGTTACCAGCGTCCGAACGTCTTGTCTGGCATTTGCCGCCCGACGCGATTGGCTACCTCGGTGAGAACTCAGAGCAGGCGGTAGTGTGGCGCTTTCAAGCACCTGACCGTCTAGAAGCGATACCGGTCGAGGTGGGGCGTTTAACCTCGAAGGGGTTAGAAGTGAGTGGCGAACTAGCCGCGAATGATCGTGTGGTGGCAGCGGGAGCCCATCGTGTCAGCGCCGATATGCGTGTAACTCCGTGGGAAAAGGAACAGGGGCTATAA
- a CDS encoding DNA-3-methyladenine glycosylase I, with the protein MPDFIAPDNLPRCQWCGGAAEFLPYHDNEWGFPVVDDQRLFEKLCLESFQSGLSWRTILNKRENFRAAFHHFDFHHVARFGEEDVQRLLQDAGIIRHRGKIEAVINNAQRALEMVAQEGSLAAFFWRYEPTELALPQTQTTSPESIALAKELKKRGWKFVGPTTAFAFMQAMGLLNDHSLTCITREQVEQARQQFQRPMSQ; encoded by the coding sequence ATGCCTGACTTTATTGCCCCAGATAATCTTCCACGCTGCCAGTGGTGTGGCGGTGCCGCCGAATTTCTGCCCTACCATGACAACGAGTGGGGGTTTCCAGTGGTTGACGACCAGCGGTTATTCGAAAAGCTCTGCCTGGAAAGTTTTCAGTCAGGCTTGAGCTGGCGCACCATTCTCAACAAACGCGAGAACTTTCGCGCTGCCTTCCATCACTTTGACTTCCATCACGTTGCCCGCTTTGGCGAAGAGGATGTGCAGCGCTTGCTGCAGGACGCAGGCATTATTCGCCATCGCGGAAAAATCGAAGCGGTGATTAATAATGCGCAGCGGGCACTGGAAATGGTCGCGCAGGAAGGTTCGCTAGCTGCGTTCTTCTGGCGCTATGAACCTACCGAATTAGCACTACCACAAACTCAAACCACCTCGCCTGAATCTATAGCACTTGCTAAAGAGTTGAAAAAGCGCGGCTGGAAATTCGTTGGCCCAACCACTGCGTTTGCGTTTATGCAGGCAATGGGGCTACTCAATGATCACTCGCTGACGTGCATCACTCGAGAGCAAGTCGAACAGGCTAGGCAGCAATTTCAACGACCAATGTCGCAATAG
- the preA gene encoding NAD-dependent dihydropyrimidine dehydrogenase subunit PreA — MNTLPFTLPGKKNSGDSVVNGIDLSVNFAGIKAPNPFWLASAPPTDKAYNVVRAYEAGWGGVVWKTLGEEPPAVNVSSRYSAHYGKNREVIGFNNIELITDRSLEINLQEITQVKKDWPDRALIVSIMVPCNEEAWAHILPLVEATGADGIELNLGCPHGMPERGMGAAVGQNPDLIEKVAYWCKKHYSKPVIVKLTPNITDIRVGAQAALRGGADAVSLINTINSITSIDLDNMVAKPTVGHQSTHGGYCGSAVKPIALNMVAEIARDPATAELPLSGIGGISNWRDAAEFVALGAGSVQVCTAAMLNGFRIVEEMKDGLSRWMAEKGYDSIESFSRKAVPQTTDWKHLDINFKTIAKIDQDLCIECGRCYIACEDTSHQSIAKLTEQDGARRYEVIEDECVGCNLCQITCPVENCITMVPQETGKPFLAWDNDPRNPFRVAS; from the coding sequence ATGAACACACTCCCTTTCACACTACCGGGTAAGAAAAATAGCGGCGACAGCGTGGTGAACGGCATTGACCTGTCGGTGAATTTTGCGGGCATCAAAGCCCCGAACCCATTCTGGCTAGCCTCTGCCCCACCCACGGATAAAGCCTATAACGTAGTACGCGCCTATGAAGCGGGCTGGGGCGGCGTCGTCTGGAAAACCCTTGGCGAAGAGCCACCTGCGGTGAATGTCTCTTCACGTTACTCTGCCCACTATGGCAAAAACCGCGAGGTGATCGGCTTCAATAATATCGAGCTCATTACCGATCGCTCGCTGGAGATCAATCTTCAAGAAATCACCCAGGTGAAAAAAGACTGGCCCGACCGAGCGCTGATTGTCTCCATTATGGTGCCCTGTAACGAAGAAGCCTGGGCACATATTTTGCCACTGGTGGAAGCAACTGGCGCAGATGGCATTGAGCTAAACCTGGGCTGTCCCCATGGCATGCCGGAACGCGGCATGGGTGCAGCCGTCGGCCAAAACCCCGACCTCATCGAAAAAGTCGCTTACTGGTGTAAGAAGCACTATTCCAAACCGGTGATTGTAAAACTCACACCCAATATCACCGACATTCGGGTAGGTGCCCAAGCGGCACTACGGGGTGGCGCCGATGCGGTGTCGCTGATTAACACCATCAACTCCATCACTAGCATCGACCTGGACAATATGGTCGCAAAGCCCACGGTAGGCCATCAAAGCACTCACGGCGGCTACTGCGGCAGCGCCGTAAAACCTATCGCACTGAATATGGTGGCGGAAATCGCCCGCGACCCAGCCACGGCCGAACTACCACTGTCTGGCATCGGGGGAATTTCCAACTGGCGGGACGCTGCAGAGTTCGTTGCCCTAGGCGCAGGTAGCGTGCAGGTATGTACCGCTGCAATGCTCAATGGCTTTCGCATTGTGGAAGAGATGAAGGATGGTCTTTCACGCTGGATGGCAGAAAAAGGCTACGACTCTATTGAATCGTTCTCTCGCAAAGCGGTGCCACAAACCACTGATTGGAAGCACCTAGACATCAACTTCAAAACCATTGCGAAGATTGATCAGGACTTGTGCATTGAGTGCGGCCGCTGTTATATCGCTTGCGAGGACACCTCCCACCAATCGATTGCCAAGCTCACCGAACAAGATGGCGCGCGCCGTTACGAGGTAATCGAAGACGAGTGCGTTGGCTGTAACTTATGCCAAATCACCTGCCCAGTGGAAAACTGCATCACCATGGTGCCCCAAGAAACGGGGAAACCGTTCCTAGCCTGGGACAACGACCCACGCAACCCCTTCCGCGTCGCGTCTTGA